The genomic region atacatttatacatttatattatttttatatcttacATTAATTTACCcaagaattattttattttaatttttttttctgttaaaATGGACTAATTTCGACAAAacgaaataacgaaaaaacaaaaaaaaataatgaaaaaaaaataataaataataataaaataaaaataaaaataaaaataaataatataaaataaaataaaagagtcTATCTATCCAcgattttaaaataatgttcacataaacaaatgtatatgaaattaaaataattaaaaaaacagcaattattactttttttaaaagttgcatatatatgtatatatattcgtatCAATGCATATCATGTAACTAAGTTAATTGGAATAATgctgtaaaattatttaacgCGAAAGCTGTACAGTGTGCTACTATTACGTAATAGtgaactttatatatatatatatattgcattattttataaacttGAAAGAACAAAATCATGTAAttaacttatatttttttttatacacgcaccataaaaaataacaagtattaataagtattatattatataggtTAATATGCCTAAGATTTTTGGTATATTCACTTTTATtaattgctttttttttctttttttttcttttttttcctttttttcttttttttcctttttttctttttttttcctttttttctttttttttttttttttttcattttccttttcttttttttccttttttttgtttttaatatttttgcataGTTTTTAGATTTTAAAAGTATGCATTGATTTTAGATAGCCATTTTTCTCCTCATGGTTGTATTAGACGAGGTTTGTACTTGTTTTCTGTTTAGCTTACGTAAGCTTAGCATTTATTTAcgtatattatttaagtgaataaattcaaatatCTATGTATATGTCTGTGggaatgcatatatatgtatatatatgaataggtatatatatatatatgtatagacAGGTACGTGCGCACAGTTATATCTGCGTAATGCTAGAAAACAATGAAAGAAATAGCAGTGCAAAATAGTAGAAACATAAAATTTGAACACTCGAATAAAAATGAGAATATAACAACATCATCAGATGAAAATcatgaaaacaaaataattaagaatattaataattacaaGGAATTGAAGTCTTCATATTCGCTCCGTACAGCTTCCTCTACAATGTCAAAGAAAAGTTCAAGAAGAGaaacgaaaaagaaaaataaaaaaagtacaaagAATGAAGAAGATAATAATTATGGAGGTCAtggtaatgaaaaaataaatgatcaTGAATACAGTAACCGTAACAACGATCAGCATGGGGTTCATGATTATGGTAATGTTCATAAGGACAATCATAATTTAGATGCACAGAAGATCGAACTCAAATCAAACTCACTAAAACAAGCCCACATAGAGGAAATAATACCTTCtgttaataatgaaaatataaattataatgaaaaaatagacagagaaaaaaataacgacttaataagtaataataacaatggtagtaaattaaaaaaaaaattaaatgttgAAGATGAgaatttgaatatattaggTTGCCATAAGATGAAATCTTTTAAGCATAGTAAAAGTAGCCCAAGAAGTAAGGTAACAAACAACTATAAAAGCAAAACATTTATTGATGGAAAAGTAAAAGTTACAGAAAGTGCAATAGATGTACCAAATATTGGAAATAATGCACACATTgaaaaagggggaaaaaacTATGCTATGTGCTCCTTTAGCAAACGGGATGAACTTGACATAAAGGAACAAGATATTCTACTTCAGTATGAAAAGTATAAACGTGAAaaagaacgaaaaaaaaaaaaaaaaaaaaaaaaaatgaaattcaaATTGTTTAGAAAAAGTGTTTTATactcaaataatatatgtccAGATATGGTAAATATACTCAACCAAACAAAACTAAACCTGAGTTTCTACCAAAGGGAGGTAGACGACTTTTTAAATGTCATAAGGAATCTTCAAAATATGTAAGGAATTAACTAATGaacaaaacaataaaaaaaaaaaaaaaaaaaagagagagaTCATACGAAATATACTAACTCAGACGTGTAACgttaaattttgttttggCATTAATAGGCCGTTCCCATATCGtagttttattttgcatCTTCTActcttaaaaattttatttttacactACTAGtatatttccatatatatatatatatatatatgtatacatgtgtacacattttttttttttttgcccaattttttcctttcctgCAACAGAGTTTTAATAGAGCGAGAAAAGTATAGCGAGTTAAAAGAAATGTTAAAATACACAACTGAAGAGatagaaaaggaaaacaataaattatatgaagaattaaatatgtttaaatacaagtataataaattaagaagTTTCATATCAAATATTGGTTATGgtatcttttttaatttggaaAAGAAGGAAAGAAATAGCTATAATTGTGGTAATAATGACAATAATAATGACAACAATAATGACAATATTAATGGgaacattaataataataatcatgAGATTTATAactacaataataaaaataatagtaataataaggCATATTTGAATCTTGAACAATTGTGTACAAATGAACGAAATGCAGAAATGAGTGAACATGATTATGTAATGgttaataagaaatataattgtTCTAACggttgttataataataaatacgtTATAAGGGGTAGGAAGGGTAataattcttctttattGAAGTATTTAGACTTTTAAGTAGATAATATTcttatagtaataattacTTAAAACAAGTACCTCTTTCCcattatgtatatgtctTTAACATAGGCATGTAatcatattttcttattcatataagtttagctctttttttcatttaccaTTTTTCTCCCTTCCCGTTTCATCCAACCTCTTCACCTTTTACATCCATTTGatgttattaataatataaatatattttttatgttttttcctcaaaaaaaattaatgcctttttttttttttttttttttaaaagaagcATAAATGTAGTTATGTGTGCGTGCACCTGCGTATATTTAGTAGTGGTGACCgcacaattttatttttatttaaattataattttacgtatatttataattttatttatattttaattttacttatatttataattttacgtatatttataattttacgtatatttataattttatttatattttaattttacttatatttatatttaaaattttatttttaatattaaaatttttttgtgctCGTTCCTATATCCCCTCCCCTTCTTGTTTGTAATAGTTAATCAGCTTACGTATTAACTGttgtttccttttatttaaaaaccTATCATCCATTTCAGACTTATTTTaacatttgtttttaatttatttactaGTGCTTCCAGCATTTCTGTTAAGTCATGGAGACTTAATATACACcaatatttgtatgtacgaacagtatatacattatatatatatgctttttttttatatatactccTCATCTAGGTAGGAATATAGGAACCCTTGTATTTTctgcaaataaaaatttttatacttgGCTGGCACCGAAATGAGGggttttatttctttttgaatttttttaaaaatttgattAACCACGTGAATATCTTGATTTCCGtataaatcttttttattaaataaacagatttcttttctttttctaaaaaagTAATTGACGCTAATATTTAACTTGGCATTTAAGTAAAAATCTTCAGATGAATCGCTTCCCTTTTCTTCTATCACTTTCGAAGTTGCAGTATTATCAGCATGCTTTAAATGTTCAGAATTATccttttcttctatttttttattataagccatttttttgttatcgTTCCTAGTGGATAGaaattttttccctttcttTTCATTGTTACTCGTTCTATTGCAACTTTGCACACAGTTTGAGTcaataaaaatgtgaaaattcTTCTTCAAATattcttcataattttctAAATGACTATAGTGTGTTATTAACTCATTTTTATCAGCATCCTTTGGTACATAAGATAAATGTTCTGAACAGTTCAGGTTATCTGATTTATTTgtgtacaaaaatatattatttgcaaGATATCGTAATCGAATCTTACTTTCATGTTTCctcttaaattttttggtaACTACatacgtatttttttttttttttgttttgtttcttccgattattttaaatttagaatttttgtaaaaattataagaggataaatttttttttttgtcatattCCTTCTTATATTCCTTTGAAAAAAAACTTCCTTGTAATTTCTCTGTTACAGTATACAAATATTGGTGATACTTTTTATATCTCTTCTTTAAATATGTGTGTGCTGGCATATTATAGACATAGTGCAACCATAAGGAGGGGATAAATAAAACGTCTCCTTCATATATGTCTGCTACGAGAGCAAATTTTtgaagtattttttttataattttttcttttttacttaatttgttttttttaattaaaatgtgGAATAAATTGTAAGATGAAGAAGAATTgataatgttaaaatattttataaatttcgggggaattaataaaattttctttcttccttttatttgtattaaaaaattatcagGGATGTCATAATGTAgccatataaaaatattagtttGTCCTATTCTTAACACagaggaaaaaaattcaaaCTTTTCATAAGGGGGATAAATTTCAgcaggtaaaaaaaaattatcttttatgaatgaattcattttttttatatttgacaCATCCTTAAAATGATTTGTTCCCAATGATctgtaatagtagtagtaattaTTCGAATCCCTACTATTATTGTCTTTGCCATTTGCACACTTTACCCTTTTGTGATTTCCGTCTTTTACATGATAGGGTAAGATTTTTCCGTTCGTTTCTGCAGCATCATTGCTAATAGAAGAGTTGtctaatattatttcatttccaTCGTTTTGTATTAAAGTTTTGTTATCtactaaataattttcaaaacatTCTTCttgatattttaatttgttatttttccCTTCTTGACAATTACTAATGCTGTCTTCATGTTTtgctaaattttttttttgataaacctctttatcattattaaatgttatatatattttttttctgtctTGTTTAcaatttattgaaaaattattattaacttttttttttttattttcttttccaataagtaaaataaaatttgttaagGATGAGAGCGTATAtcgaaaatttttatttacattatttaaaaatttggaGTTACTTACGTGTATGCTTACTTTTGTATCtcctatatatttaacaatatTCTTATTGTCAAAATATTTGACGCAGTTTCCTATTTTATGATTTAAATTTGTAATGATAACcggttccttttttttataatagtaattataaaagtaGTTAGCTGATGAACGACAGCTAAAGcaacaatttttttgtactgGAAGAGAGACCctttttatgctttttaagttatattttttaatcagTTTTTCGAACAAATTCGCTGTTTCTATTTCATCTTCGCTTATTTCTTTGATTTTCCTCTTAATTAATTTACAGTAATTGTCGAAGCCATCTGTTTcgtattttttcattatttccaAATATTCCACTTCGGCATGTGCTGTATTTGTTTCAGGTACTTtacatattttctaaatCATTAGTTTTGTTTTCTAcctattttttgtattaacgTTGGAAATTTCGCGTAAACCTTTGAAAGATCCTTTTTAAACGAAAACTTGCAATTTCTGCttatatttctttgtttGGAACAAAACTAGCAATTTCTGCTTATATTCCTTTGTTTGGAACAAATTAGCAATTTCTGCTTATATTCCTTTGTTTGGAACAAAACTAGCAATTTCTGCTTATATTCCTTTGTTTGGAACAAATTAGCAATTTCTGCTTATATTCCTTTGTTTGGAACAAAACTAGCaatttttgcttatttaCCATTGTTTGGAACGatcaatataaaaacaaacactgataatatggaaaaaaattgctattttttttttttttttttatgacttGTTCAGCTCTTTTTTGTTCTCATAATTTTTCGCTGTCATTAATaggtataattatttattttttatttttttttactgatTTGTACAGATCTTTTTTGTTctcataatttttcattgtcAATCTTGTTAATTggtataacttttttttttggtttttgttttttcatcttttgaAATTTATGTGCTTGTTTTCTATATATGTCAACTTTAAAGCGATTTGCAAAAGTGTATAAATGAATTGACTTCTCTCTGcatattatgcatatatatgcatgttaCGTAATTATGAACGCTGTTCCTATCAGAGGGAAGCACATAACAAgaaattgtatttattttcgtcatatagatatacagaatttcttttgatatagagtactttttattaaatatatatatatatatatatatatgcatttatgtttatgggtgtacataaaattttccttttggTCCAACTTACGTTGACAACAGTTGTATTATTCATGTTGATGCAAATTGAACGCACTTCGTTTTAAATgcaaaatgtttatatttgaaaaaggggaaaagaaaagaataaaattcttTCCATATAAAGGGAATGTTAAACACATATAATGtttatactaatatatttgcCATTTTCATGTGattcttttttaatgcaTATTCAAGGGAaagatatttaaaatgaaaagtggaatatgtgcatttttttctaaCAGAGGGGATGATGACATAcgttatttaaaatacacTAAAATGGTTGGATTAAATGGtggggaaaagaaaaaaattgataaagagggatattttaacaattttaaattatgcaATAGGGAAAgtgaaaaagagaaaattatcagaataaagaataatttacTAGAATGTAGGGAAAAATACAGCAGTGATGATATTTATAAGAGAGAGAATATTTGTGTAAATTCTAGCGATAAATTAGAGAGTAAAGAtagttcatttttaataaatgaagaagaCAAGTTGTCTAGAAATAACAGTGAGGTTTCCTTTTCCCTAATGAGAGATACATCAGACAAGGAAGAAGAGACAAATAGATCAAAAGAAGGAATATTAAATagtcaaaaaaataataagaaattgGTTAATATGGctgttttaaaaaacattttaaatatatattttttatttgacaAGAATAATGAAGGGTGCATTGATCAGAAATATGCTTGTTCTGTGATTGAGatgatttataaaaataatgtaaatttcatactaaaaaatataaaattaaatgaaaaggatGTCAATGAAGAGGATTCTAAATATGATGCCAAAAGGTATGAAGGTGATAATCCATTTTTCTGTACAAAGTACTTTGCACACTtcttacttttaattttaaaagatgtATCAGTTTTTCAAAGTAAAGAAGGGTttataagaaaagaaatttttatagatattaTAAACGAGTTTGTCCAGACAAGCAGTTTGAACAACGACAATGATGTATTTGGAGTGTTAAGATACCCCAAAAATATAGTAAcgaatttttataattatgtgtattatttgaaaagaatagataatgaaaagaaaaggagAATAATCATggatatgaaaaaaaacaaagaattaaaaaatatatgcttttTAGATCCTAAATTTGTAAATGCTGATTTGAATACGCATATTagctattttaaaaaaaaaacaaaaaaaaagttagaaGATATAAAAACAGAAACCAGTAAAGAAGAAATGAAAGAATGCACCTTTTTTCCCCATACTACAAAGAAACCGATgtatttactaaaaaaaaaaaagtttaaaatgACCTTGAATAATAGTACTACACACAAGATGAGGGATACTAATAGTAAATATACCCCCCTACGTATAATATACGACATAGACTACTCAATTGAAAGAACATTACTTTTACCAAACGAGGAGACTCCAGAGGGGTTTGATACTCATTCAAGTAATATGAGCAATAATAtgcatcatatatataacgaaAATAACTTCGCACCAAtccaattaaaatatataattcatcaGGGTTATGTAAAACCTAAAAAGATCTCTTGGCATGATACCCTAAGGAAGTGAGCGCTTACTTCgtttaaagaattatataacaatGCAGTGGTTggatactaaaaaaaaaaaaaaaattagaagagGGGGGAGGCGGATCATTTGttccttccttttttttacaaatttcttcattttcaatatatatatatatatatatatatatatatatatatatacaaataaataagtagCATAGGTAATTAATCAAATTGGAGTATTATAACATTAGTACTTTGATCTTTTATAAATGTCAATTAGTACAATAACTGAAGTTCATCATTTGTGCCCATCATTTAAGCCCATCTTTTAGGCCCATCATATATGTCCATCATTTAGGCCCATCATATATGTCCATCATTTAGGCCCATCATATATGTCCATCATTTAGGCCCATCATATATGTCCATCATTTAGGCCCATCATATATGTCCATCATATATGTCCATCATTTAAGCccatcatatttatttaccacttatttttacaaaaacatGTTTAATCTTTCAAACAATAAATACCATATAGGGGAACGAAGACAACAATATGAAGGGGGTGCTTATGCACGCGtaaatatatcttattaatttatggcttgttaattattaccaaacattttactaaaattaaCAACTTGAATAAACTGTACGTCATATAGCGTTAGCTTTACATCGCTTCCACACATTGTAATGGGaaatgataaagaaaaactgaaaaatattcgaaaaataaaaaattaaattaaagaaagaaaaaaaaaaaaaagaggtgTGCTGCCCAATTTAACAACATTTGCTTACCACAAATAAATCCTAATTAGTAAgattcttttttgtttttttaacaataatgTCTTGTTCAATTTCTGATATTACGAAGTGTTCATAAAATTGCAGTTGAACACAGCAACAATGAAGTGTCGCGATACAGAACAAAATTTCATTTGCATagtcaaatttttttttttattattatttc from Plasmodium malariae genome assembly, chromosome: 11 harbors:
- the JmjC2 gene encoding JmjC domain containing protein, putative, whose translation is MKKYETDGFDNYCKLIKRKIKEISEDEIETANLFEKLIKKYNLKSIKRVSLPVQKNCCFSCRSSANYFYNYYYKKKEPVIITNLNHKIGNCVKYFDNKNIVKYIGDTKVSIHVSNSKFLNNVNKNFRYTLSSLTNFILLIGKENKKKKVNNNFSINCKQDRKKIYITFNNDKEVYQKKNLAKHEDSISNCQEGKNNKLKYQEECFENYLVDNKTLIQNDGNEIILDNSSISNDAAETNGKILPYHVKDGNHKRVKCANGKDNNSRDSNNYYYYYRSLGTNHFKDVSNIKKMNSFIKDNFFLPAEIYPPYEKFEFFSSVLRIGQTNIFIWLHYDIPDNFLIQIKGRKKILLIPPKFIKYFNIINSSSSYNLFHILIKKNKLSKKEKIIKKILQKFALVADIYEGDVLFIPSLWLHYVYNMPAHTYLKKRYKKYHQYLYTVTEKLQGSFFSKEYKKEYDKKKNLSSYNFYKNSKFKIIGRNKTKKKKNTYVVTKKFKRKHESKIRLRYLANNIFLYTNKSDNLNCSEHLSYVPKDADKNELITHYSHLENYEEYLKKNFHIFIDSNCVQSCNRTSNNEKKGKKFLSTRNDNKKMAYNKKIEEKDNSEHLKHADNTATSKVIEEKGSDSSEDFYLNAKLNISVNYFFRKRKEICLFNKKDLYGNQDIHVVNQIFKKIQKEIKPLISVPAKYKNFYLQKIQGFLYSYLDEEYI
- the PmUG01_11059900 gene encoding conserved Plasmodium protein, unknown function; amino-acid sequence: MKEIAVQNSRNIKFEHSNKNENITTSSDENHENKIIKNINNYKELKSSYSLRTASSTMSKKSSRRETKKKNKKSTKNEEDNNYGGHGNEKINDHEYSNRNNDQHGVHDYGNVHKDNHNLDAQKIELKSNSLKQAHIEEIIPSVNNENINYNEKIDREKNNDLISNNNNGSKLKKKLNVEDENLNILGCHKMKSFKHSKSSPRSKVTNNYKSKTFIDGKVKVTESAIDVPNIGNNAHIEKGGKNYAMCSFSKRDELDIKEQDILLQYEKYKREKERKKKKKKKKMKFKLFRKSVLYSNNICPDMVNILNQTKLNLSFYQREVDDFLNVIRNLQNIVLIEREKYSELKEMLKYTTEEIEKENNKLYEELNMFKYKYNKLRSFISNIGYGIFFNLEKKERNSYNCGNNDNNNDNNNDNINGNINNNNHEIYNYNNKNNSNNKAYLNLEQLCTNERNAEMSEHDYVMVNKKYNCSNGCYNNKYVIRGRKGNNSSLLKYLDF
- the PmUG01_11060100 gene encoding conserved Plasmodium protein, unknown function, which translates into the protein MVGLNGGEKKKIDKEGYFNNFKLCNRESEKEKIIRIKNNLLECREKYSSDDIYKRENICVNSSDKLESKDSSFLINEEDKLSRNNSEVSFSLMRDTSDKEEETNRSKEGILNSQKNNKKLVNMAVLKNILNIYFLFDKNNEGCIDQKYACSVIEMIYKNNVNFILKNIKLNEKDVNEEDSKYDAKRYEGDNPFFCTKYFAHFLLLILKDVSVFQSKEGFIRKEIFIDIINEFVQTSSLNNDNDVFGVLRYPKNIVTNFYNYVYYLKRIDNEKKRRIIMDMKKNKELKNICFLDPKFVNADLNTHISYFKKKTKKKLEDIKTETSKEEMKECTFFPHTTKKPMYLLKKKKFKMTLNNSTTHKMRDTNSKYTPLRIIYDIDYSIERTLLLPNEETPEGFDTHSSNMSNNMHHIYNENNFAPIQLKYIIHQGYVKPKKISWHDTLRK